The sequence below is a genomic window from Shinella zoogloeoides.
CTCATCGGCCTCATCGGCGTCGCCGTCATAAGCTGGCCGCGCCTCACGCTTTTCCGCGACGGCGGCCTCGGCTCGTCGGAGGCCATGGGCGTGCTCGCCATGCTGGCCTTTGCCTTACTAGGTTCCTGCGCCATGGTGCTGGTGCGCAAGCTGGTGCAGACGGAGCGCACGCCGACCATCGTGCTCTATTTCTCGCTGTTCGCGTCGGTCTTCTCGCTCGGCACGCTGCCGTTCGGCTGGATCGACCTCGGCTGGCCGGAGCTGGTCATGATGATGTTCGCCGGCTTCTGCGGCGGCATCGCCCAGCTTCTGCTAACGGCAAGCTATCGCTATGCCGACGTGTCGACCATCGCGCCGTTCGAATATACCTCGATCGTGCTCGGCCTCATCGTCGGCTATTTCCTGTTCGGCGACGTTCCGACGGCCACCATGCTGACCGGCACGGCCATCGTCGTCAGCGCCGGCATCTTCGTCATCTTCCGCGAGCACCGGCTCGAGTTGAAGCGCCGGGCAGAGCTCCGGCACCAGACGCCTCAGGGCTGACGCCATTCCGGCGTCGTCGTGTCCTCGACGAGATCTTCGGAGACGGCATCCGGCTGGAGCGCCGCGGCGGCCGCATCCGCGCCGAGCGGCTGCACGGCCATCGCCTGGTAGTCCGTCTTGCTGACGAGCCCGTCGGCATCCTCGCGGCGGCTGATGCGCCAGGCGGCATAGGCGCCGTAGAGCAGGAAATAGACCGCCAGCACCATGAACAGCGCGCCGGGGCCGAAGCGGTCCATGATCGGGCCGACCATCAGCGGGCCGGAGATCGTCCCGAACCCGTAGACGATCATCATGCCGGAGGAGACCTCGACATATTCGTCCGGCTGCGCGCGGTCGTTGGCATGCGCCACGTTCAGCGCATAGATGGGGAAGATGACCGAGCCGACGAAAGCCGCGACGACGTAGAGCAGCACTGGCGGCCCGCCGGAGACCAGCGCCATGACGAGGCAGGAGACGGTCCCGACGATGCCGCAGGCGACCATGACGAGCCGGCGGTCCATGCGGTCCGAGGCGCGGCCGATCGGGATTTGCGAAAGGGCGCTGCCGAGGAGGACGCAGGCGAGCAGCGTCGCGCCTTCCGCTGTCGAAAGCCCGGTGCGCTGGGTGAACACGCCGCCGAGGTTAAGCCAAGCGCCGGAGAGCGCGCCGGCAAGGAACGCGCCGACGACGGCGACCGGTGAGCGCCGGTAGAGCTTCGGCACGTTGAAGCGCGCCTGCGTCGGCGGCGCCGGCAGCGGCGAGGAGGTCAGCGCGGTCGGCAGCAGGGCGATGGAGAAGATAATGCCGCACAGGATGAAGAGCGTGGTGTTGGACGGATCGCCGAGCGGGACGAGATACTGCCCGCCGATGGTGCCGACCATCGTGGTGATCAGGTAGATGGAGAAGACCGAGCCGCGGTTTTCGTTGGTGACGCGCTCGTTCAGCCAGCTCTCGATGATGAGGTAGCTGCCGGAAATGGCAAAGCCCGATATGGCGCGGAACAGCATCCAGGCGCGCCAGTCGACGACGAGGGCGCAGAGAAGGATGCCGACGGCAAGCAGCGTGATCAGCGCCACGAAGACGCGTACATGTCCGACGAGCAGAATGAATTTCGGGGTGACGATGCACGACAGCGTGAAGCCTATCGTATAGCCGGTCGCGATCATCGAGATCGTCTGCGTCGACCATCCCTCCGCGACCGCGCGCACCGGCACGACATAGCTTTGCAGGCCGAAGGCCACCATCATCAGAAGGGTGGACAGCATCAGGCTGAGGATCGACACAAGGCTCGCCAGCATGGGAGGCTCCGGGAGAGGCGCGATGGCGCGTTCGGTTTCGGAGTGTCGCTCTATTGCGGTGGCCGTGCCCTGTCTACTGCGACAGCGGCTGGCGTAAACCAAAAAAGCCTTTGGAAGCAGGGATTAATGGGAATTCCCGGAGGGGTTGTGCTAGGAAGGTGTGCCGGGTGCATTCCTGGCATATTGAAAGGAGGTGAGACGATTGAAAATCCGGCTTACGCTGGTCATCAGGTTCAGGACTTGGCGGTTCACCCTGACGATCAGCTAAGAAAACGGAGATCGGGCTTCGGCCCGGTCTCCACCGGAGGAACGTCGTCTCACCTCCTCGCGATGGAGATCATATCACGGCCAGGGCCGGTTTCAAAGCTGCCTCAGTTGGGCAGGAAGGCCTTGAGCGGGTCGCGGCGCTGGGCAGCGTCGCGCGGCAGGGAGGCCAGCACGGAATACTCCCGGGCGGCGTTCACGGCGGCGCGGATATCGGCGATGTCGGACATCAGCTTGCGGATATGAGCCATGGATGTGCTCCTCTGGTTGGGGGAGGCGCGGATGCGCCGTGCAGCCGATCAGCGTGTGATGAACTCGGAGAAGAGCTGCGCGGGACGGGTGATGCGGGCAAAACCGGTGGCCGTGAGCTGCTCGTTGGCCGGGGCAGCGATGCCGCCGAAGCCGTGGCCGGTGCGCAGCCCGGAATGGCGGAGCGTTTCGAAGCTCGAATGGATGGGCCGAAAGCGGGCGGTCATGGGTCGATTCCTTAAATCCTGTCCCTCCCGTCCTTCTATATTGCGCCGCAGCATTAATTTTGCAATGCGACATTCTGCCCGGCAGATATGTGCAATCCGCATGGCTGCTGAAACATTTTGTTCATGCTTGAGGCAGGTTCGCGGCGAATCTGGAGAACGTTAGAAGCGCTTCCGACCTAATGCATTGAAAAGATTGAAAACGCTTTCGCGGGCTAGCCGCCGAGCCCTGCACGAAAAGCGAGCAGGTCCTGCCAGGCGAGCCGCTTGCTGATCGGCGATGTCATCAGGTCCTGCGGATGAAGCGTCGCAAAAGCCGGCACCTTGCGCCCTGAAACGTCGATTTCCCGCCATTCCCCGCGCAACTGGTGGATCGTGTCGTTGGAGCGCAACAGGAATCGCGCGGCGAAATTGCCGAGAATCAGCAGGTGATTCGGCTCCGCCAGCGCGATCTGCCGCTCGATGAAGGGCCGGCAGATGTCGGCCTCGCGCTGCGACGGCGGACGATTGCCCGGCGGCCGCCACGGCACGACGTTGGTCAGCATGAGATCGGCGCGGGCGAGCCCGATGCCGGCGAGCATGCGGTCGAGCATCGCGCCCTGCCGGCCGGAAAAGGGCAGGCCGTCGCGGTCGTCGTCGGCATTCGGCATGGCGCCGACCACCATGACGGAGGGTTTCGCATTGCCCTCGGCAAAGACGAGGCAGCGGGCGCTGGTCTTCAGGTTGCAGCCGTTGAAGGCCTCCATGGCCGTGCGCAGATCCTCCAGCGTGCGGGCGCCGGCGGCGGCGGATTCGGCTTCAGCCACCGCCTGGCTGTCGGGGATCGCCACGTTCGGCATCGGGGCAGGGAGTGCGGGACGCGGCTGCTCCTGCCGTGCCGGCGCCTGGCGGCCTAGCTGCTGCTGCGGCACGGGCGCGGTCTCCCGCGGCGCCGAAGCGCCGCGCGCCGCGCGCATCGCCTCGAATTCGGCGATGCGGTCGACCGGTTCTTCTTCCAGCAGCCAGTCCACGCCCGCATCCGCATAGAAATGCAGAAGCGCTCTCAATTGCTCGGGGTGGAGGTCTCTGGCGGCGTTCATTTCCCTACCTTAGCGAAGCGGGCTTGCAGAGGAAAGCGCCGCGCTCACGCCGTCCACGTCGCGACGTCGTCGCTTTCGCCGATGAGGGCAAGACCGTGCGCGATCGACAGCAATTCGCCGCCGCTCTCGATCTTCCCGGCATCGAAGCGATTGGTGAAGATGCGGCGAACCGCCGGCACGAAGGAGGTGCCGCCGGTCAGGAACACCTTGTCGATCGCATCAGGCGCCGTACCGGTCTTTTCCAGCACCTCGTCGAGCGCCCCTTCGATGCGGGCGAGGTCCGGCGCGATCCATTGCTCGAAATCGGCGCGCTTCACCGTCTTGCGCCCGGCGGCGCCGAGCGGCGCGAAGTTGAACTCCGCCTCGTCGGACGCCGACAGGGCCATCTTGGTGGCCGAGATCGCCTGGTAGAGCGGATAGCCCTCGTCGTGCTCGACGAGGTCGATGAAGAGTTCCAGCTTCTCCGGCGCGACCGCCGAGCGGACCAGCGACTTGAGGTCGGCGAATTCGCGCGTCGTCTTGAAGATCGACAGCTGGTTCCAGCGCGCGAAATTGGCGTAGTAGCCGCTCGGCACCTCCAGCAGCTTGTCGAAGCTCTTGAAATAGGTGCCCTTGCCGATCTCCGGGGCGACGAGGTGCTCGATCATGCGCGAATCGAAATGGTCACCGGCGATGCCGACGCCCGAATGGCCGATCGGCGTCGCGGACAGCCGGCCCGCCTTTCGCTCGAAACGGATGAGCGAATAGTCCGTCGTACCGCCGCCGAAATCGGCGACGAGAACGGT
It includes:
- a CDS encoding MFS transporter, whose amino-acid sequence is MLASLVSILSLMLSTLLMMVAFGLQSYVVPVRAVAEGWSTQTISMIATGYTIGFTLSCIVTPKFILLVGHVRVFVALITLLAVGILLCALVVDWRAWMLFRAISGFAISGSYLIIESWLNERVTNENRGSVFSIYLITTMVGTIGGQYLVPLGDPSNTTLFILCGIIFSIALLPTALTSSPLPAPPTQARFNVPKLYRRSPVAVVGAFLAGALSGAWLNLGGVFTQRTGLSTAEGATLLACVLLGSALSQIPIGRASDRMDRRLVMVACGIVGTVSCLVMALVSGGPPVLLYVVAAFVGSVIFPIYALNVAHANDRAQPDEYVEVSSGMMIVYGFGTISGPLMVGPIMDRFGPGALFMVLAVYFLLYGAYAAWRISRREDADGLVSKTDYQAMAVQPLGADAAAAALQPDAVSEDLVEDTTTPEWRQP
- a CDS encoding uracil-DNA glycosylase family protein, with product MNAARDLHPEQLRALLHFYADAGVDWLLEEEPVDRIAEFEAMRAARGASAPRETAPVPQQQLGRQAPARQEQPRPALPAPMPNVAIPDSQAVAEAESAAAGARTLEDLRTAMEAFNGCNLKTSARCLVFAEGNAKPSVMVVGAMPNADDDRDGLPFSGRQGAMLDRMLAGIGLARADLMLTNVVPWRPPGNRPPSQREADICRPFIERQIALAEPNHLLILGNFAARFLLRSNDTIHQLRGEWREIDVSGRKVPAFATLHPQDLMTSPISKRLAWQDLLAFRAGLGG
- a CDS encoding DMT family transporter; this translates as MDLHSPNPMKGIFLKVASVMIFLCMSALIKAAGKEIPAGQITFLRSAFAMVPILVFLGVKGQLRDAFRTNDIFGHFKRGFIGILSMGFGFYGLVHLPLPESIALGYALPLVTVIVAAVFLKERVGVYRWTAVLIGLIGVAVISWPRLTLFRDGGLGSSEAMGVLAMLAFALLGSCAMVLVRKLVQTERTPTIVLYFSLFASVFSLGTLPFGWIDLGWPELVMMMFAGFCGGIAQLLLTASYRYADVSTIAPFEYTSIVLGLIVGYFLFGDVPTATMLTGTAIVVSAGIFVIFREHRLELKRRAELRHQTPQG
- a CDS encoding Hsp70 family protein, which codes for MARALGLDFGTTNTVLALATGGSETRSMTFDSSAGTTDTMRTALSFMKDPVVGAQALKVEAGQAAIRQFIDNPGDCRFLQSIKTFAASALFQGTLIFARRHAFDDLMEIFLRRLKAYAGEAWPAETARIIAGRPVQFAGASPDPALALERYNAALTRLGFPEIHYVYEPVAAAYYFAQTLKSDATVLVADFGGGTTDYSLIRFERKAGRLSATPIGHSGVGIAGDHFDSRMIEHLVAPEIGKGTYFKSFDKLLEVPSGYYANFARWNQLSIFKTTREFADLKSLVRSAVAPEKLELFIDLVEHDEGYPLYQAISATKMALSASDEAEFNFAPLGAAGRKTVKRADFEQWIAPDLARIEGALDEVLEKTGTAPDAIDKVFLTGGTSFVPAVRRIFTNRFDAGKIESGGELLSIAHGLALIGESDDVATWTA